The following is a genomic window from Parabacteroides johnsonii DSM 18315.
TTCGGTATCCTTATCGTCGATCTTGTCAGCTCCGACAATTACGCGGAGTTCACGACCGGCCTGGATAGCATATGTCTTCACTACACCCGGATAAGAAAGAGCCAACTGTTCCAAATCATTCAAACGCTTGATATAAGCCTCAACGATCTCACGACGGGCTCCCGGACGTGCACCTGAAATAGCATCACAAACCTGTACGATCGGAGCAAGCAGTGTCTGCATTTCCACTTCGTCGTGGTGAGCACCTACGGCATTGCAGATATCCGGTTTTTCTTTATATTTCTCGCAAAGTTTCATGCCTAAGATTGCGTGCGGCAATTCCGGCTCGTCATCAGGCACCTTACCTATATCATGCAACAGTCCGGCGCGTTTTGCCTTTTTCGGGTTCAATCCCAGTTCAGAAGCCATCACTGCACATAAGTTCGCCGTTTCGCGTGCGTGCTGCAGTAAGTTCTGGCCATAAGAAGAACGATATTTCATCTTACCGATCATACGGATCAGTTCAGGATGCAAGCCATGAACACCGAGGTCGATAACGGTACGTTTACCGGTTTCCACCACTTCGTCTTCAACCTGCTTTCTCACTTTCGTAACTACTTCTTCAATACGTGCCGGGTGAATACGTCCGTCTTGTACCAACTGGTGCAAAGCCAGACGAGCTATTTCACGACGAACCGGATCAAAGCCGGACAACACGATTGCTTCAGGCGTATCGTCAACCACGATCTCGATACCGGTTGCCGCTTCCAACGCCCGGATGTTACGGCCTTCGCGACCGATGATACGGCCTTTTATTTCGTCTGATTCGATATGGAAGACTGTAATCGAATTCTCGA
Proteins encoded in this region:
- the rny gene encoding ribonuclease Y, producing MGMTIIIALVTFVVGGLLVWFVMRVLMKSRYDAVIREAEKESEVMKQKKLLEVKEKFLHLKADLEKQVSARNSKIQSVEAKLKQRELGLNQRQEDLQRKNSEVDAVKENLAAQLELVEKKKQDLDKLHQREIEHLETLSGLSAEEAKERLIESLKDEAKSEATSYINEIMEEAKMTANKEAKKIVIQSIQRVATETAIENSITVFHIESDEIKGRIIGREGRNIRALEAATGIEIVVDDTPEAIVLSGFDPVRREIARLALHQLVQDGRIHPARIEEVVTKVRKQVEDEVVETGKRTVIDLGVHGLHPELIRMIGKMKYRSSYGQNLLQHARETANLCAVMASELGLNPKKAKRAGLLHDIGKVPDDEPELPHAILGMKLCEKYKEKPDICNAVGAHHDEVEMQTLLAPIVQVCDAISGARPGARREIVEAYIKRLNDLEQLALSYPGVVKTYAIQAGRELRVIVGADKIDDKDTENLSNEIAKKIQDEMTYPGQVKITVIRETRAVSYAK